A stretch of the Rosa rugosa chromosome 5, drRosRugo1.1, whole genome shotgun sequence genome encodes the following:
- the LOC133710022 gene encoding UPF0481 protein At3g47200-like, whose translation MSANHRSGRDHTGIDILDDLEKSKKCKKCIFRVPNVLWRQNPAAYTPDVVSIGPFHHYRKKRGKKEGNGEKYFQLMERVKTSYLKEILTVTGTEIKNLEVLTAEVIMLSDQKNEGEFEQREREFDQRAREFYAEPLRHIPSKDFIEMMIVDGCFLIQLFRKCNDPKLRAFDDPVFNMDCMFHFLCHDILLLENQLPWFVIHILYDLTHDIYPDEASLSILIMTALSILPSLKQSCSSYNKHLRRNNCHFAADYLHILDLIRSSIVIPSGTKAVGKESMSNPEEHEVDSGNKHERNNKVVHEATIDPDSHQIRTATTLSKADIKFESVEKESIMDIHFETGGCIRNGILKIPLLNVGMSSETLFRNLIAIEQCYHGYSNEVTSYAIFMDNLISSKEDMELLCKQKVIGNLMSDEDGCKFFSNLYKDIPHNKFSHNKFYYSALCKQVNDRYQLRRYTWLALLKIEKFSNPWRLLAFGIAIIALFLTSWSSANNIRVNWHK comes from the coding sequence ATGTCCGCAAATCATAGAAGTGGTAGAGATCATACAGGTATCGATATTCTCGATGACCTCGAGAAAAGCAAGAAATGCAAGAAATGCATCTTCAGAGTTCCTAACGTGCTCTGGAGACAAAATCCAGCAGCATATACACCTGACGTTGTTTCAATCGGACCTTTTCATCATTATCGAAAAAAGAGAGGCAAGAAGGAAGGCAATGGCGAAAAATATTTCCAACTCATGGAACGAGTGAAAACTAGCTATTTGAAAGAAATTCTCACAGTCACAGGTACGGAGATTAAAAATTTGGAAGTGTTGACTGCAGAAGTCATTATGCTCTCAGATCAAAAGAATGAAGGCGAATTTGAGCAACGCGAGCGTGAATTTGACCAACGCGCGCGCGAATTTTACGCCGAACCACTTCGTCATATTCCCTCTAAAGACTTCATCGAGATGATGATAGTTGACGGTTGCTTCCTAATTCAACTCTTTCGGAAGTGTAACGATCCGAAACTCAGGGCCTTTGATGACCCGGTGTTCAACATGGACTGTATGTTTCATTTCCTATGCCATGACATTTTGCTCCTAGAGAATCAACTACCTTGGTTTGTTATCCACATTTTGTATGACCTTACCCATGATATATACCCTGATGAAGCTTCCCTCTCTATTCTCATCATGACAGCGCTCAGCATACTACCATCACTGAAGCAAAGTTGCTCATCTTATAATAAGCATCTCCGCCGAAACAATTGTCATTTTGCTGCTGATTATCTGCACATACTTGATCTGATAAGAAGTTCCATAGTAATTCCATCAGGGACCAAAGCGGTTGGAAAAGAATCTATGTCCAACCCTGAAGAACATGAAGTTGACTCTGGGAACAAACACGAGAGAAACAATAAAGTTGTTCATGAAGCTACCATTGACCCAGATTCACATCAAATTCGTACCGCAACCACTCTCTCAAAGGCAGATATTAAATTCGAAAGCGTAGAAAAGGAGAGCATAATGGACATCCATTTCGAAACGGGCGGGTGTATCAGGAATGGGATTCTTAAGATTCCACTGCTAAACGTTGGAATGTCATCGGAAACATTATTCAGGAACCTCATTGCAATCGAGCAATGCTACCATGGTTATTCAAACGAGGTTACATCTTATGCCATCTTTATGGATAACCTCATCTCTTCAAAGGAAGATATGGAATTACTTTGCAAGCAAAAAGTAATAGGTAACTTGATGAGTGATGAAGATGGTTGTAAGTTCTTCAGCAACCTTTACAAGGACATCCCGCACAACAAATTCTCGCACAACAAATTCTACTATAGTGCTCTTTGCAAGCAGGTGAATGATCGTTACCAACTGAGACGGTATACATGGTTGGCTTTACTCAAGATTGAAAAGTTTTCTAACCCCTGGAGACTTTTGGCTTTCGGGATAGCTATTATCGCTTTGTTTCTCACCTCGTGGAGCTCGGCAAACAACATTCGGGTTAACTGGCATAAGTGA
- the LOC133711875 gene encoding uncharacterized protein LOC133711875, translated as MPYCDLVLNRRFPAPLENGFLPGTPDYSDRARMAFRRAISCSDIRLAVDELTYELYAPNHFARQFGLIQLGRAPPSSNRAAGFPPATGPAAKQKAKLSKPEVEDSFSDDDDPQTIAAALARKRSRAEFRTDLWATDEPVADRLVRRRFSRQVGEGSSAAGEGVSGTPAQETNGDSPSAINVASNMQLGVVPAQVIDDSSPEFEERLPLLHTPREQPILLLESAVPDSGPTSGETAPIPTVDSRELPVEEDPNVEVVVGEIADEAPAEPVPNVVGEEPAPHAPLVIEVEEIGALPEPVPEAIPVAEPLEAPIAEQPTPSTLERLARVLEVTPPGVVDDAREGLRRLLGPDILTPGAPTRVLEYLRVLLREGAISEDQFQEVD; from the exons ATGCCCTACTGCGATCTAGTACTTAATAGGAGATTCCCCGCTCCTCTTGAAAATGGGTTCCTTCCTGGGACACCTGATTATAGCGATCGCGCGCGCATGGCctttcgccgcgcgatctcttgttcagaCATTAGGCTCGCTGTTGACGAACTCACCTATGAGCTTTATGCTCCcaaccattttgctcgccagTTTGGTCTTATCCAATTG GGGCGCGCACCGCCTTCAAGCAATCGCGCCGCGGGTTTTCCTCCGGCCACTGGTCCGGCCgctaaacagaaagcaaagcTGAGCAAGCCTGAAGTAGAGGACTCtttctctgatgatgatgatcctcAAACT ATTGCTGCTGCTTTAGCACGCAAACGAAGTCGCGCTGAATTCCGGACCGATCTTTGGGCAACAGATGAACCAGtcgctgatcgactg GTTCGTCGTAGGTTTTCGAGGCAAGTTGGGGAAGGCTCCTCTGCTGCCGGCGAGGGTGTATCTGGCACGCCAGCCCAAGAAACCAATGGTGACTCTCCCTCTGCAATCAATGTTGCAAGCAACATGCAGTTGGGTGTAGTTCCGGCGCAagtcatagatgacagctcACCTGAGTTTGAAGAAAGGCTGCCGCTTCTCCATACTCCCCGCGAGCAACCAATTCTCCTTCTGGAATCAGCAGTGCCCGACTCGGGTCCAACCTCTGGTGAGACTGCCCCAATACCAACAGTAGATTCCCGCGAGCTACCAGTTGAAGAG GATCCTAATGTAGAAGTGGTAGTCGGAGAAATAGCGGATGAGGCTCCTGCTGAACCTGTTCCCAATGTGGTTGGTGAAGAACCTGCTCCTCATGCCCCCCTAGTCATCGAAGTCGAAGAAATAGGAGCACTTCCTGAACCAGTGCCGGAAGCAATACCTGTCGCGGAGCCTCTTGAGGCCCCTATCGCTGAGCAACCTACTCCGTCCACCTTAGAACGGTTAGCTCGCGTGCTTGAAGTGACCCCACCTGGGGTTGTAGACGATGCCAGAGAAGGTCTTCGTCGTCTCTTGGGCCCTGATATTCTAACCCCTGGTGCGCCTACGAGAGTTTTGGAGTACCTGAGAGTGCTTCTCCGCGAGGGTGCTATCTCTGAAGATCAATTTCAAGAGGTTGATTAG